The Eleginops maclovinus isolate JMC-PN-2008 ecotype Puerto Natales chromosome 24, JC_Emac_rtc_rv5, whole genome shotgun sequence genome contains a region encoding:
- the LOC134860791 gene encoding mitogen-activated protein kinase kinase kinase kinase 4-like isoform X2 — translation MANDSPAKSLVDIDLASLRDPAGIFELVEVVGNGTYGQVYKGRHVKTGQLAAIKVMDVTEDEEEEIKLEINMLKKYSHHRNIATYYGAFIKKSPPGHDDQLWLVMEFCGAGSITDLVKNTKGNQLKEDWIAYISREILRGLAHLHAHHVIHRDIKGQNVLLTENAEVKLVDFGVSAQLDRTVGRRNTFIGTPYWMAPEVIACDENPDATYDYRSDLWSTGITAIEMAEGAPPLCDMHPMRALFLIPRNPPPRLKSKKWSKKFISFIEGSLVKNYTQRPPTEQLLKHPFIRDQPNERQVRIQLKDHIDRTKKKRGEKDETEYEYSGSEEEEEDPPEQEGEPSSIVNVPGESTLRRDFIRLQQENKERSEALRRQQLLQEQQLREQEEYKRQLLAERQKRIEQQKEQRRRLEEQQRREREMRRQQEREQRRREQEDKRRVEEMDRRRKEEEERRRADDEKRRNDREQEYIRRQLEEEQRHLEMLQEQLLREQAMLLADERYRKNIQGSPQVVPPPKQPPLPPRSSEPFSNGGSSSEAVAMHRPMEPQVQWSHLAALKSSNSAAPSPPLPPPPPPMVSRSQSFSEPAGVTSSFAQVHLRSQDPHHQHHPSPARTDPQPQPPLHHPQGLSRAEPQVGGEEVPPKVPVRTTSRSPVLSRRESPLPQQPGNQGAQRSAGGNVEQRPLWDRVEKLQPRPGSGSSSGSSNSSSQASPGDRFRPRCESPASSKSEGSPLQRPENVPKKQDEKNLARPTRPADLTALAKELRAVDDVRPPHKVTDYSSSSEDSGTTDEEDDEEVDQEAGEESTSGAEDSRAGRMSNGETESAKTMLVEDSENEKGMMSSKDGTLVIRQSTADIKRLVNLSSSSSSSPSAGPGHVHGQPQTPGLAEKNGFAGRIHHLPDLIQQSHHSPSSTTTIPSSPSSSSSFPSSSSYASPAMSPQTPLDKLTAIESQSESNSMSKHKSSSSFTPFIDPRLLQISPSSGSSLNNMAFGPDGRLADPLKSDPSRKGSVVNVNPVNTRPPSDTPEIRKYKKRFNSEILCAALWGVNLLVGTESGLMLLDRSGQGKVYPLINRRRIQQMDVLEGLNVLVTISGKKNKLRVYYLSWLRNKILHNDPEVEKKQGWVNVGDLEGCVHYKVVKYERIKFLVLALKNAVEVYAWAPKPYHKFMAFKSFGDLVHKPLLVDLTVEEGQRLKVIYGSCSGFHAVDVDSGAVYDIYLPTHIQTSIQCHAIIILPNTDGIELLVCYEDEGVYVNTYGRITKDVVLQWGEMPTSVAYIRSNQIMGWGEKAIEIRSVETGHLDGVFMHKRAQRLKFLCERNDKVFFASVRTGGASQVYFMTLGRSSLMSW, via the exons ATGGCGAACGACTCTCCGGCTAAAAGTCTAGTAGACATAGACTTGGCTTCATTGCGG gatcCAGCTGGGATATTTGAATTGGTGGAGGTGGTTGGAAATGGCACCTATGGACAAGTATACAAG GGACGACACGTCAAGACTGGACAGCTGGCTGCCATCAAAGTCATGGACGTCACAGAG gatgaagaggaggaaattaAACTGGAGATCAATATGCTGAAGAAGTATTCCCACCACCGAAACATAGCCACCTACTACGGGGCTTTCATTAAGAAGAGCCCCCCGGGACACGATGACCAGCTCTGG TTGGTGATGGAGTTCTGTGGAGCTGGTTCCATCACAGACCTGGTGAAGAACACGAAGGGGAACCAGCTGAAGGAGGACTGGATCGCCTACATCTCCAGAGAGATCCTCAGG GGTCTGGCCCACCTTCACGCCCACCACGTCATCCATCGTGACATCAAGGGTCAAAACGTCCTGCTGACGGAGAATGCTGAAGTGAAACTGG TTGACTTTGGTGTGAGTGCTCAGCTGGATCGGACAGTGGGGAGGAGGAACACCTTCATCGGGACGCCTTACTGGATGGCCCCAGAGGTCATCGCCTGTGACGAGAACCCAGACGCTACGTACGATTACAGG AGTGATCTGTGGTCTACTGGTATCACAGCTATTGAAATGGCTGAAGGAGCGCCAC CACTTTGTGACATGCACCCAATGCGTGCACTCTTCCTCATTCCAAGAAACCCTCCTCCCAGGCTCAAGTCTAAAAAATG GTCCAAAAAGTTCATCAGTTTCATCGAGGGCTCTCTGGTGAAGAACTACACGCAGCGGCCCCCCACCGAGCAGCTGCTGAAGCACCCCTTCATTCGAGACCAGCCCAACGAGAGGCAAGTCCGCATCCAGCTCAAAGACCACATCGACCGTACcaagaagaagaggggggagaaag ATGAGACAGAGTATGAGTACAGtggcagtgaggaggaggaagaggatcccccagagcaggagggagagcccag CTCCATTGTCAATGTGCCGGGTGAGTCCACGCTGCGCCGCGACTTCATCCGCCTGCAGCAGGAGAACAAGGAGCGTTCAGAGGCGCTCCGCCgccagcagctcctgcaggagcagcagcttcgggagcaggaggagtacaAGCGCCAACTACTGGCCGAGAGGCAGAAACGAATTGAGCAGCagaaggagcagaggaggcGGCTGGAGGAG CAACAGCGCCGTGAGCGTGAGATGAGGAGGCAACAGGAGCGCGAGCAGCGTCGCCGCGAGCAAGAGGACAAGAGGCGTGTCGAGGAGATGGATCGTAGACgtaaggaagaggaggaacgcCGGCGGGCTGACGACGAGAAGAGGAGGAATGATCGTGAACAG GAGTACATCAGGCgtcagctggaggaggagcagagacacctggagatgctgcaggagcagctgctgcgTGAACAGGCCATGCTGCTG GCGGACGAGCGGTACCGTAAGAACATTCAGGGCTCCCCTCAGGTCGTCCCCCCTCCAAAGCAGCCCCCTCTGCCTCCCCGCTCCTCTGAACCTTTCTCCAATGGCGGCTCCTCCTCCGAGGCCGTCGCCATGCACCGACCCATGGAACCTCAG GTCCAGTGGTCCCACCTGGCTGCGTTAAAAAGCAGCAACAGCGCtgccccctctcctcctcttcctcctcctcctccgcccaTGGTCTCTCGCTCGCAGTCCTTCAGCGAGCCTGCCGGCGTCACCTCTAGCTTTGCACAAGTCCACCTGCGCTCCCAGGACccccaccaccaacaccacccaTCGCCCGCACGCACTGACCCCCAGCCCCAACCTCCCCTCCACCACCCCCAGGGTCTTAGTAGGGCCGAACCCCAGGTCGGCGGAGAGGAAGTTCCTCCCAAG GTACCAGTAAGGACAACCTCCAGGTCTCCGGTCCTGTCTCGCCGAGAGTCCCCTCTGCCCCAGCAGCCTGGCAACCAGGGCGCACAGAGGAGCGCCGGCGG TAATGTGGAGCAGCGGCCGCTGTGGGACCGAGTGGAGAAGCTGCAGCCGAGGCCCGGCAGCGGCAGCTCGTCCGGCTCCTCCAACTCCAGCTCGCAGGCCAGTCCTGGGGACCGCTTCAGGCCACGCTGTGAGTCCCCTG CTTCCTCCAAATCTGAAGGATCGCCTCTCCAGCGGCCTGAAAATGTTcccaaaaaacaagatgaaaagaACCTGGCCAGGCCGACCCGACCAGCT GATCTGACAGCTCTTGCCAAGGAGCTTCGTGCAGTGGACGACGTGAGGCCTCCCCACAAGGTCACCGACTACTCCTCCTCCAGCGAGGACTCGGGCACCACCGACGAGGAAGACGATGAGGAGGTGGACCAGGAGGCGGGAGAGGAGTCCACCTCAGGAGCAGAGGACTCCAGGGCTGG GAGGATGAGTAACGGCGAGACGGAGTCGGCCAAGACGATGCTGGTGGAGGACTCGGAGAACGAGAAAGGCATGATGTCCTCCAAGGACGGCACGCTGGTCAtcagacag AGCACCGCAGACATTAAGCGGTTGGTcaatctctcctcctcctcctcttcctcaccctcgGCTGGCCCTGGTCACGTCCACGGCCAGCCCCAGACCCCCGGCCTCGCAGAGAAAAACGGCTTTGCCGGCCGCATACACCACCTACCAGACCTTATCCAGCAGAGCCATCACTCCCCTTCCTCCACCACAAccatcccttcctccccctcctcctcttcctccttcccctCATCATCTAGCTATGCCAGTCCTGCCATGTCCCCACAGACCCCCCTGGACAAGCTCACTGCCATAGAG TCCCAGTCAGAAAGCAACTCCATGTCCAAACACaagtcttcctcttccttcactcCGTTCATCGACCCTCGTCTTCTCCAGATCTCTCCATCCAGCGGCAGCTCCCTCAACAACATGG CATTTGGGCCTGATGGACGCCTCGCAGACCCGCTGAAGTCCGACCCGTCTCGTAAAGGCTCGGTGGTCAACGTCAACCCGGTCAACACACGCCCTCCCAGCGACACCCCGGAGATCCGCAAGTACAAGAAGAGGTTCAACTCTGAGATCCTGTGTGCCGCGCTCTggg GAGTGAACCTGCTGGTGGGAACAGAGAGTGGTCTGATGCTGCTGGACCGAAGCGGACAGGGGAAGGTCTACCCTCTGATCAACAGGCGGCGCATCCAGCAGATGGACGTCCTGGAGGGACTCAATGTCCTGGTCACTATATCAG GTAAAAAGAACAAGCTGAGAGTGTACTACCTGTCGTGGCTGAGGAACAAGATTTTGCACAACGACCCCGAGGTGGAGAAGAAGCAGGGCTGGGTTAATGTGGGCGACCTGGAGGGCTGCGTCCACTACAAAGTCG TGAAGTATGAGAGGATTAAGTTCTTGGTGCTGGCTTTGAAGAACGCTGTGGAGGTGTACGCCTGGGCGCCCAAACCCTACCACAAGTTCATGGCGTTTAAG TCTTTCGGTGATCTGGTGCACAAGCCTCTGCTGGTGGACCTGACTGTGGAGGAAGGTCAGAGGTTAAAGGTCATCTACGGCTCCTGTTCAGGCTTCCATGCTGTGGATGTGGACTCTGGTGCCGTCTACGACATCTACCTGCCCACACAT ATCCAGACCAGCATTCAGTGCCATGCCATCATCATCCTGCCCAACACCGACGGCATCGAGCTGCTGGTGTGTTACGAGGACGAGGGCGTCTACGTCAACACCTACGGGCGCATCACCAAGGACGTGGTGCTGCAGTGGGGAGAAATGCCAACTTCAGTGG CCTACATTAGGTCAAACCAGATCATGGGCTGGGGTGAGAAGGCCATAGAGATCCGCTCAGTGGAGACGGGTCACCTGGACGGCGTCTTCATGCACAAGAGAGCTCAGAGACTCAAGTTCCTGTGTGAGAGGAATGACAAG GTCTTCTTTGCCTCTGTGCGCACTGGAGGGGCCAGCCAGGTGTATTTCATGACGCTGGGTCGCTCCTCCCTCATGAGCTGGTAG